In the Afipia sp. GAS231 genome, TTGGCACGGGCACTCACGGATGCGCCACCTGCCCTCATCAACCCTGACCTCGATACCGCAAGCCCGCTTCGGTTTAATCAGACCCGGATATGTCATTGACGATGGCCCAAGGAATGAAGCGCCTCGCGATGCCGATTGCGGCGTTGCTCGGCGTCGCCATGATCGGCCTGCTCGGGACGTCGTGGTTCCTGAACCGGGACGCGTTGCGCCAGGCGGTCGAGGCGCAGATCCGCGCCGTCACCGGGCTCGACCTCGTCGTCAACGGCGCGATCGACGTGTCGGTCTTTCCCGGCAGCTATGTTTCGTTCCACGACGTCGGGCTGAAGGGCGGCGGCACCACCGACCCGGCGCTGCGGGTCGACGTGCTGACCGCGAATTTGCGGCTGCTGCCGTTGTTGCTGCGGCGTTTCGAGATCGCCGACGTCATGATGTTGCGGCCGCTGATCCGCGTCGTCAGGGACGGCAACGGCGAAAGCAACTGGACCCCGTTTGTCGAGACCATTGCGCGCACCATGACGCCCGGCGCCGAGAACCAGGTGTCGTTCTCCGAGATCCGAATCCAGGACGGCATGCTCAACTACGAGGACGCCACCAACCACGTTTCCGAACAGCTCGGCGATATCGACCTGTCGCTGGCCTGGCCGTCGATCTCGCGCTCCTTTGCCGCGACCGGGCAATTCGACTGGCGCGGCGAGCGCGTCGACGGCTCGATCAGCGCCGCCGACTTCGTCGCGATGCTGTCGGGCGACCGCTCCGGCCTGAAGGCGCGGCTGGCCTCGGCGCCGCTGAAGCTTGCGTTCGACGGCATGGTGGCCAATCGCACCAGCTTGATGATGGAAGGCACCGTCACCATCGACAGCCTCTCCTTGCGCAATGCGCTGCGCTGGATGGGACAGTCGGTGCCCGGCGGCGGCGGGTTCGGCCGTTTTGCGCTGAAGGCCCGCGCCAATGTCGTCGGCGCCTCGGTCGCCCTCACCAATGTAAACGTCGAACTCGACGGCAACGTTGCCGAGGGCGTCATGACGGTCGCCAACAACGGGCGCCAGACGCTGCAGGCGACGCTGGCCGCCGGCGCGCTCGATTTCACGCCTTATATCTCCACCTTCCGCCTGCTTGCCAGCGGCGCCCGCGACTGGAATCGGCAACTGTTCGACCTCAACGCGCTGTCCTCGACCGACCTCGATATGCGGCTGTCGGCCGCCAAAGTGACGGTCGGGCCGACCAAGCTCGGCCGCACCGCGTTCGGCGCCAACCTGCGCGGCGGCGCGCTGGCGCTCTCGGTCGGCGAGGCGCAGGTCTATGGCGGCATCGCCAAGGGCTCGTTCGGCATCGCGCGCTCGGACGCGATCGCCGACGTCAAGGCCCAGTTCCAGTTCACCGACGTCGACCTGCAGGCCTGCGCCAGCGAACTGTTCGGCATCAACAAACTGTCCGGCCGCGGCAACCTCAATGTCTCGTTGGTGGCATCGGGCGCGAGCCCGTTCGGCCTCGCCTCCTCGATCGACGGCAGCGCGACGCTGACCGGCCATGACGGCGCCATCGCAGGCTTCAATGTCGAACAGCTGCTGAAACGCCTGGAACGCCGGCCGCTGTCCGGCGGCGGCAATTTCCGCTCGGGCTCGACGCCCTATGACAATCTCACCGTTTCGGTGAAGTTCAACGACGGTGTCGCCGTCGCCGAAGACATCCGCCTCGAAAGTGCGGCCACGCGCCTGACCCTGACCGGCACCGCCTCGGTGCCGACGCGCGAATACGACCTCAAGGGCGTTGCCAGCCTGACCTCGGCGCCAAATGGCCCGCCCGGCTTCGACCTGCCGTTCGTGGTGCAGGGCCCGTGGGACGATCCGCTGGTATTTCCCGATCCGGAAAGCCTGATCCGGCGCTCGCCGGGTGCGGCGCAGTTGCTCGACTCGATCAAGGACAGCAAGGCCCGCGACGCCGTGAAATCGGTGATCGAACGGTTTACCGGCGGTGGCGCAAGGCCGGCCGCGCCGGCTGCGGCACCGGCCGCTGCGGATAGCGGCAAGACCAACTGAGAGCAAAAGGTTTTCCCGCCAGAATGTCTGCCAGCGGGCCCCGTCACCCAATTGTCATGTAACGCAGCGACAGAGATGCACTGAAAAACATTTGGTGCATGCATGGACTACTTTCGACGCTTTACCTTCCTGTTCGCAATGCCGACGTTCGACGCCGACGATCTCGAAGGCGTCCGCCTCAATCAGATCGTCGATGAGATCGAGCGCTCCGGCTTCGAGGTCGTGAAGGCGCGCAAGCTCGAAGACGCCGAGATCGCGGTCCAGACCGACGCCGCCATCGGCTGCATGGTGGTCGATTGGGGCAAGAAAGGCCTGGAAGGCAAGACCGCGGCGCTGATCAACCTGATGCGCCGCCGCGGCCTCGACTTCCCGATCATCCTTCTGATCCGCCGCAAGCGGTTCGAGGACGTGCCGGTCGAGGTGCTCGACTTCATCGACGGCTATGTGTTCCTGTCCGAGGAAACCCCGCCCTTCATCGCCAAGAATCTCGTCAGCCGCCTGAAGCAGTATGCCGAGACGCTGAAGACGCCGTTCTTCGGGGCGCTGGTCGATTATGCCGAGGAAGGCAACCAGCTATGGACCTGTCCGGGCCACAATGGCGGCGTGTTCTACAGCCGCAGTCCGATCGGCCGGGTGTTCATGGAGCACCTCGGCGAGGCGGTGTTCCGCGACGACATCGACAACTCAGTGCTCGATCTCGGCGACCTCCTGACCCATGAAGGCCCGGCGCTACAGGCCCAGAAGGAAGCCGCGCAGATTTTTGGCGCGGAAAAAACCTATTTCGTGCTCAACGGCACCTCGACCTCCAACAAGGTCGCGCTGTCGGCGCTGGTGACCGATGGCGACCTCGTGCTGTTCGATCGCAACAACCACAAGGCCGCGCTGCACGGCGCGTTGATGATCAGCGGCGGCGTTCCGGTCTACGTTCCGACGGTGCGCAATCCCTGGGGCCTGATCGGCCCGATGAACTGGCAGGCGTTTGAGGAAGACGCCCTGCGCGAACGCATCCGCACCAACCCGCTCGTCACGGATCCCGAAGCGTGGCGCCGGCCGCGCCCGTTCCGGGTCGCCGTGGTCGAACAATGCACCTATGACGGCACCATCTACTCGGCCGAGATGATCATCAAGCGCATCGGCCATCTCTGCGATTACATCCTGTTCGACGAAGCCTGGGCCGGCTTCATGAAGTTCCATCCGCTCTATGCCGGCCGCTTTGCCATGGGGCTCGCCGAATTGGGGCCGGACTCGCCCGGCATCATCGCCACCCAGTCGACCCACAAGCAGCTGGCGAGCTTTTCGCAGGCGTCGCAGATCCACATGAAGGATCGCCATATCCGCGGCCAGAAGCGGCGGGTCGAGCATCGGCGCTTCAACGAGAGCTTCATGCAGCACGCCTCCACCTCGCCGTTCTATCCGCTGTTCGCCTCGCTCGACGTCGGCGCCCAGATGATGAAGGGACGTTCCGGCGAAGTGTTGTGGGACGACACCATCCGGCTCGGCATCGAACTGCGCAAGAAGATCCGGGCCGTCCGCCGCGAGTTCGAGGAAAAGGAGCCGCGGCCGGAGCGGCGCTGGTTTTTCGAGCCGTTCGTGCCCGAGCGCGTCGAGATTCCCGACGTCTCGCGCGAAGGCGCCGTGCACAACGTGCCGTGGGAGAGCGTCAGCACCGACCAGCTCGCCACCAATCCCTCCTATTGGCAGTTGGGGCCTGACGTCACCTGGCACGGCTTTCCCGGCATGACGGCCGGTTTCGTCATGACCGATCCGAACAAGCTGACCTTGCTGACGCCGGGCTTCGACCGCGCCACCGGCGGCTACGCCGAGCACGGCATCCCGGCCCCGGTCGTGGCGCAGTTCCTGCGCGAAAACCGTATCGTCCCGGAAAAGAACGACCTCAACTCGCTGCTGTTTTTGCTGACGCCCGGCGTCGAAGCCAGCAAGGCCGGCACGCTGATCAGCGGCCTCGTCGCCTTCAAGAAATTGCACGACGACAACGCCCTGCTCGAGGAAGCGATTCCCGAATTCGCGCGGCGCCGGCCGGCGCGCTATGCCGGGGTGCGGCTGCGCGACCTCTGCGCGGAGATGCATCGCTTCTTCCGACAGGCCGATGTCAGCGCCTTGCAGGCCAAACAATTCGCGTCCGAACATCTGCCGGAAATCGCGATCTCGCCCCACGCCGCGGCGCGCGCGCTGGTGCGCAACGATGTCGATTATCTCCCGATCGATGAGATCGCCGGCCGCATCGCCACCACGCCTTTCGTGGTCTATCCGCCCGGTATCGCCACCATCGTGCCCGGCGAGCGGCTCACCGAGCGGGCCCAGCCGATGATCGACTATCTCCGGATGTTCGAGACCTGCTTCAATCTGTTTCCCGGCTTCGACGTCGAGATCCAGGGCGTCTATCGCAAGGTGGATGCCAATGGCCGCATCCGGCTTTATACTTACGTGGTCAGCGAATAGGGCGTCTTCCCGCGAAGCATGCCCCCGGACTTGATCCGGGGGTGGACCCGGTTCGCGTCAAGAAAACGCGTCAAAATAAAGAGCGGAGCTCGCATGGAAGCGGAAGCCAGGTTGGCAAACGAGCCCGAACAGCCGATCCTGGTGCGGCCGTCGCGCGACACCGATGTCGAGGCCATGCTGGCGATCTACCGCCGCCATATCCGTGACGGCATCGAGGAAGGCGTCAGCGACGCCGAGACGCCGCAGCCCGACGACCTGCGCGACCGGCGCAAGAACCTGCGCAGCCGCCGCTTCCCCCATCTGGTGGCGACGCGCGGCGGCGAGGTGGTCGGTTACGCCTATGTGGTGCTGTTTCGCAAGCGACCGGCCTATCGCTACACGGTCAAGCACTCGATCTATGTTCATCACGCGCAGGTCGGTCAGGGCATCGGGCGCATCATGATGCAGGAACTGATCGACGTCTGCGCCGCGGCAGGTTTTCGGCAGATCATCGGCTATATCGATGCGGATAATACCGCCTCGCTCGGACTCCATGAGAAGTTCGGATTTTCCCGGGTGGGCTTGCTGCCCGGTGTCGCTTATCGGCACGGCCGCTGGGCCGACACCATCATGGTTCAGCGCTCGCTCGCGTCCGGCAGCACGACGGCACCTTGAATGGAAAAATCTCTGCAACCATCGCGGCGCGTTCCCGTCCACGCCCTTCATCTCGGCGACCGCATCAACACGTCGGGCTATGACGGCGAGATCCTCTCGGCCGTGCCGCTGGCGGTTCGAAGCGGGCAGAACGGCGTTGCGGTGCTGTTTCGTTACGGCGTCGCCGTCCTGATCGGTTTTACGGCGGAAGAAGAAGCCGCGTTTCTGCAGAAGATTTCGACCCGTATCGTCGGCCCGCTCAGCGTGGCCGAGGAAGAGAATGCATTCGTCGAGATCGCCGCAGGCGCGGAGGACCAGATCTCCGCGGGCGGCCCGATTGCGCTTGGCGACATGTCGCTGCCGCGAATGCTGATCGTCGCCGACGCTTTGGCCAAGAGCGTGGCGCTGGCCAGCGACGAGCGCGACGTTACCAAAGTGTTCGGCGTGATCGAACCCTTTGCCGCAGAACTGGCTACGCATGGCCGCACCCGTCGCAACCGGACCGAGATTTTGAAGCTGGTGGGAAACGCCCTGCTGGTCCAGCACCGGGTGTCCGGCCGCGTTGCTGTCGCGGAAAAGCCGGACGCGCTGTGGGACCGGCCCGACCTGGAACGGCTCTATGCAAGGCTTGAAGACGAGTACGAACTGAAAGAGCGGGTCGAAACCCTCGACCGCAAACTCAACGTCATCGCCGATACCGCGGAGACCCTGGCCGACATCATCGACACCAGGCGCTCGCTCCGCCTCGAGATCATCGTCGTCCTGCTGATCGCGATCGAAATCGCGACCAGCTTCTATCAGATTTTCATCGCGCGCGGGACGCATTGAGGGAAGCCGTGGCTTGGAAAATGGCTGTTCTAGGCAATGGCGTCTATCTCGATTAGCGGCCTTACTTCGAAGCCAGCCTTACTTCAAAGCTTTGGCGATCTTGTGCTCCAGGTGGCCGGTTTCATGATCGCGGCGGAGCTGGCCCAGCGACGTCTCGTTGAGCTGAAGCATGACCTCGCTCAGCTTCTCGGTGTCGGGATAGCCGGCTGCGAAGCCGCGTCCGTAAATCTTGCGCAAGGTGCTGACGAGGGTGTTGCCGTGCTTGTGGCTGATGTCGCCGTCGTGGTTGCGATGACGATTGTCCAGACCTGGCTTGCTCATGCTGCTCTCCATGGTGGCCGCAAGCGACAGCATCCTCCCGCCGGGCTCGGATGGCAACCAAGGCCCGGCGATGTCAGGTCTCGGCAGCGTTAGTGCGATGCAGCGTAACATTCGACACGCGCCGGGGAACAAGTGTTCCGATTGGTAGTTGCCTAGCAACGAAGCCGGAGTCGACCTTTGATTTACGCCGCCGGACTGGCGGCGGTGTATTTGAGCCGACATCGGTTCTCAAAGCGAAATCATCGAGAGACTTCAAGATCAGGGACGAAAGCCATTGCGTGTCTTCATCCTGGCATTGTCAATCCTGGCAGTTCTCGTCAGTGCAAATGCGGCCAAAGCCGGTCTGAGCACGACTGACCGCGACCAGTTGGCATCCGCCGATCCGGCGACCGTTGCCCCCGAGGCAACTCAGCAAACCGAAGATCAGATAGGCCTCGACAAGGCAAAGCGCCGCGACGTGCAGCGCATGCTGACCGGTCTCGGCTTCGACACCAAGGTCAACGGACGGTTCGACAAGTCGACCCGCGCCGTCATCACGCGCTGGCAGGCGGCACGCGGCTATCCCAAGACTGGCTTCCTCGACACGCTGCAGCATCAGGCGCTCCTGACCGAGTCCGTCACGGCTGCACAGGCCAGCTTCAGCAGCAGCGACCAATCTGTTGACGATCGTCCGGCCCGCCATCACGGCGGCAGTGGTGCTCGCCATCACCGCGGTGGTGGCGGTCCCGGTGGACTGATCGGCGGCGTGGTGGGCGGACTGTTCGGACGCAGGTGACCCGACAAAATTGTCCAGAGCGTTAAGCGCTGACGTTTCGGTCCGCGCCATCAACAGGGCCTGGAGCGGCAATCCTGTTCGCGTTCGATAGCGGCTGGTTGTTCTCCCGCGAATGACTTAGGCTCCCTCCCAATCCGGCGCGATCAGGCATCCCGCGCTGCAAAAAACTATGGGAAGAACCAACATGACCAGCCGCCGTGACTTTCTCAAAGGCGGCGCTGCCGCTGGCGTCGTCTTCTGCAGTTGCGGAATGCTGCAAAATGCCAATGCGCAGGCTTCGCGCCAAAAGCTGCCGGTCATGGTCGGGGTCAAGCGCGTCCGAACCATCGACGTGCATGCGCATTGCGTGATCCCGGAAGCCAGCAAGCTGCTCGGCCCGCGATCGCCGAACACCGTGCGGGGCGGAGACGAGGTCGCGATCGACGTGGCCAAGCGGTTAGCTGCGATGGACCAGCAAGCCGTCGACATGGAAGTGCTGTCGATCAATCCCAACTGGTACAACAGGGATCGCGAACTGGCCGGCGAAGTGGTCAAGATCCAGAACGAGAAACTGGCCGAACTGTGCGCGTCGAAATCCGACCGGTTTGCCGGCTTCGCCTCCCTGACCCTGCAGGCGCCCGACCTCGCGGTGCAAGAGCTCGAGACCGCGGTCAAGAAGCAGGGACTGAAGGGCGCCGCGATCGGCGGCAATGTCGATGGCACGGCTTTTTCCGATCCCAGGTTTCACCCGGTCTGGGCCAAGGCCGAAGAGCTCGGCGCATCGCTGTTCATCCATCCGCAGGGCGTGTCGGAGCTCAACGAGCAAGTGGCCGGCAATGGCTGGCTGTCGAACGCGATCTCCTATCCCGTGGAGACCACGATCGCGCTCTCGCACATGATCTTCGAGGGCACGTTCGACAAATTCCCCAAGCTGAAAGTGATCGCGGCCCATGGCGGCGGCTTCCTGCCGTCCTATGCCGACCGGTCGGACCATGCCTGCCTGGTCAATCCCGGCGGATGCAATCCCGACATCAAGCTAGCGAAGCAACCGACCGAGTACCTCAAGCAGATCTATTTCGACTCCCTGGTGTTCACGCCGGAGGCGCTGCGCCATCTCGCCGCACAGGTTGGCGTCAGCCAGATCGTGCTCGGCAGCGATTATCCCTTCCCCTGGCAGCTCCAGCCCGTCGACCACATTTTTGCGTCGGCATCGTTCAGCGACGACGAGAAGGCGGACATGCTGGGGCGCACTGCGGAGAAGCTGCTGAATTTCGGGGCGTGAGCCCGACGCGTAGCAACCATTAAAGCTAAGCATCTTTTTCGATCCACGGGGTACCGCGTTGAACGACGGTGTTGGCGTAGATCAGGAGCTTGCGGGCGCAGGCGATGAGTGCGGCGTTATGATGCTTTCCGGATGCTATTAGGCGTGCGTAGAGCATGGTGAGGGCCTTGTTCCACCGGAACACTGCTGGGAGGGCTGCCGCGAACAGGGAGCGCCGCAAGCGAGCTCGGCCGCCGGCGATGTGGCGTTGCCCTTTTTGCTGCCCGCTGTCGTTGTCGAAGGGAGCAAGTCCGGCGAGGGCTGCGGCTTCCTCCCGGCTCACGCGACCAAGCTCGGGCATACGGATAATGATTGCCAGTGCAGTCCGCTCACCGATTCCAGGAATACTGAGCACCAGATCAAAGCGAGCGGCGAGATCGGGGTGAGAGCGTAATTGCTTGGCAATGTAACGAACCTGGGCGAGCCGTCGCGCGTTCCATCGAGCAATTTCGCCAAGAACCATTCGCCGCAACCGAGGCTCGTGGATATGTTCCAGCCGGGTCTTGAAGCGCCTGAGATCCTCATCGATTTGATCGAGGAAAGTCAGATTTTCAGCCAATTCAGCCAGACGTGAATCTGGCGTAGTCTTCGGCGGATCGAGCGTTGCTGTGCAAGCCGCGATCAAGACCGCGTCGAGCGCATCGTTCTTGGCGCGGCACAGATGCACCCGGCCAAACGCCTTGACCTGGATCGGCTGCAGCACCAGCACGGTAAAGCCTGCCTCGCGTAAATGCTCCACCACACCACGTTCATACCCGCCGGTCGCCTCGATGCCGACGCGCGTCACGCCGGCCTTGGCTAGGTAACCGGCAAGGGCTCGCCAGCCAGGCAAGACGTTTGCGACCTGCCAACGCTCGGCACGATCGTGAACTGCGATGTCCAGTTTGGACTTGGACGTATCGATTCCAGCCGTCGTTATGATAATCTGTGTCATCTTCGTCGACCCTGCCTTGTGAAGCGAACCAAGTTGTTCCGGCAACCATCCGGGTCCGATGAAGGTGCTGACGACGATCTCGCTACGGAGCAGCCAAAAGTGGCTCTGGATGGGTACGATCCGATCGCCAGCGGCCTGCCGCGGATTGCCGTCCGTGGCAGGCCATTCCTTTCGGAACACACCGACAATAATCGATTTTGCTATTACAAGGATGGGTTGAGCACAGCGAAACCCATCATCGTCGCGCACCGGAGTTGATGGGTATCGCTTCGCTCCACCCATCCTTGTAATAGCGAAGTCGACTATCATTGGGATGTTCCGAAAGGAATGGCCTGCCGTGGACGGCCATCCACGGCAGGCCGCTGGCGATCGGATCGAACCCATCCTGAGCAGTTTGTGGCTGCCCCGTAGCGTGATCGCGCCAGCACCTTCATCGGACCCGGATGGTTGCCGGAACAACTTGGTTCGCTTCACAAGGCGGGGTCGACGAAGATGACACAGACTATCATAACGACGGCTGGAATCGATACATCCAAGGCCAAACTGGACGTTGCTGTTCATGATCGGTCCGAGCGCTGGCGGGTTGCCAATGCTTTACCTGGCTGGCGCGCCTTGGCGGCCAACCTGTCTAAAGCCGGCGTGACGCGCGTCGGGATCGAGGCGACGGGCGGCTATGAACGCGGCGTGGTGGAGTATTTGCGCAAGGCGGGCTTCACCGTGCTGGTGCTGCAGCCGGTCCAGGTCAAGGCTTTTGGCCGGGTGCATCTGCGTCGCGCCAAGAACGATGCGCTCGATGCGTTCTTGATCGCGGCTTGCACAGCGACACTCGATCAGCCGAAGACTGCGCCAGATCCTCGACTGGCACAACTGGCTGGATATCTGACCTTTCTCGAACAGATCGAGGAAGACATCGCGCGTCACAAGACCCGGCTCGAACATATCGACGAACCTGGCCTGCGGCGCATTGTTAACAGCGACATCGTCCGGCTGAAGGCACGACGGGCCGCGCAGAT is a window encoding:
- a CDS encoding AsmA family protein gives rise to the protein MAQGMKRLAMPIAALLGVAMIGLLGTSWFLNRDALRQAVEAQIRAVTGLDLVVNGAIDVSVFPGSYVSFHDVGLKGGGTTDPALRVDVLTANLRLLPLLLRRFEIADVMMLRPLIRVVRDGNGESNWTPFVETIARTMTPGAENQVSFSEIRIQDGMLNYEDATNHVSEQLGDIDLSLAWPSISRSFAATGQFDWRGERVDGSISAADFVAMLSGDRSGLKARLASAPLKLAFDGMVANRTSLMMEGTVTIDSLSLRNALRWMGQSVPGGGGFGRFALKARANVVGASVALTNVNVELDGNVAEGVMTVANNGRQTLQATLAAGALDFTPYISTFRLLASGARDWNRQLFDLNALSSTDLDMRLSAAKVTVGPTKLGRTAFGANLRGGALALSVGEAQVYGGIAKGSFGIARSDAIADVKAQFQFTDVDLQACASELFGINKLSGRGNLNVSLVASGASPFGLASSIDGSATLTGHDGAIAGFNVEQLLKRLERRPLSGGGNFRSGSTPYDNLTVSVKFNDGVAVAEDIRLESAATRLTLTGTASVPTREYDLKGVASLTSAPNGPPGFDLPFVVQGPWDDPLVFPDPESLIRRSPGAAQLLDSIKDSKARDAVKSVIERFTGGGARPAAPAAAPAAADSGKTN
- a CDS encoding Orn/Lys/Arg decarboxylase N-terminal domain-containing protein, with translation MDYFRRFTFLFAMPTFDADDLEGVRLNQIVDEIERSGFEVVKARKLEDAEIAVQTDAAIGCMVVDWGKKGLEGKTAALINLMRRRGLDFPIILLIRRKRFEDVPVEVLDFIDGYVFLSEETPPFIAKNLVSRLKQYAETLKTPFFGALVDYAEEGNQLWTCPGHNGGVFYSRSPIGRVFMEHLGEAVFRDDIDNSVLDLGDLLTHEGPALQAQKEAAQIFGAEKTYFVLNGTSTSNKVALSALVTDGDLVLFDRNNHKAALHGALMISGGVPVYVPTVRNPWGLIGPMNWQAFEEDALRERIRTNPLVTDPEAWRRPRPFRVAVVEQCTYDGTIYSAEMIIKRIGHLCDYILFDEAWAGFMKFHPLYAGRFAMGLAELGPDSPGIIATQSTHKQLASFSQASQIHMKDRHIRGQKRRVEHRRFNESFMQHASTSPFYPLFASLDVGAQMMKGRSGEVLWDDTIRLGIELRKKIRAVRREFEEKEPRPERRWFFEPFVPERVEIPDVSREGAVHNVPWESVSTDQLATNPSYWQLGPDVTWHGFPGMTAGFVMTDPNKLTLLTPGFDRATGGYAEHGIPAPVVAQFLRENRIVPEKNDLNSLLFLLTPGVEASKAGTLISGLVAFKKLHDDNALLEEAIPEFARRRPARYAGVRLRDLCAEMHRFFRQADVSALQAKQFASEHLPEIAISPHAAARALVRNDVDYLPIDEIAGRIATTPFVVYPPGIATIVPGERLTERAQPMIDYLRMFETCFNLFPGFDVEIQGVYRKVDANGRIRLYTYVVSE
- a CDS encoding amidohydrolase family protein, translating into MTSRRDFLKGGAAAGVVFCSCGMLQNANAQASRQKLPVMVGVKRVRTIDVHAHCVIPEASKLLGPRSPNTVRGGDEVAIDVAKRLAAMDQQAVDMEVLSINPNWYNRDRELAGEVVKIQNEKLAELCASKSDRFAGFASLTLQAPDLAVQELETAVKKQGLKGAAIGGNVDGTAFSDPRFHPVWAKAEELGASLFIHPQGVSELNEQVAGNGWLSNAISYPVETTIALSHMIFEGTFDKFPKLKVIAAHGGGFLPSYADRSDHACLVNPGGCNPDIKLAKQPTEYLKQIYFDSLVFTPEALRHLAAQVGVSQIVLGSDYPFPWQLQPVDHIFASASFSDDEKADMLGRTAEKLLNFGA
- a CDS encoding GNAT family N-acetyltransferase, which translates into the protein MEAEARLANEPEQPILVRPSRDTDVEAMLAIYRRHIRDGIEEGVSDAETPQPDDLRDRRKNLRSRRFPHLVATRGGEVVGYAYVVLFRKRPAYRYTVKHSIYVHHAQVGQGIGRIMMQELIDVCAAAGFRQIIGYIDADNTASLGLHEKFGFSRVGLLPGVAYRHGRWADTIMVQRSLASGSTTAP
- a CDS encoding IS110 family transposase, producing MPEQLGSLHKAGSTKMTQTIITTAGIDTSKAKLDVAVHDRSERWRVANALPGWRALAANLSKAGVTRVGIEATGGYERGVVEYLRKAGFTVLVLQPVQVKAFGRVHLRRAKNDALDAFLIAACTATLDQPKTAPDPRLAQLAGYLTFLEQIEEDIARHKTRLEHIDEPGLRRIVNSDIVRLKARRAAQIRDIAKRLRASDDLAMRLNLVLSIPGIGERTALALLIRMPELGQVSREEAAALAGLAPFDDDSGKHKGLRRIAGGRSRLRRSLFAAALPAVFRWNKALVALYARLTAAGKAHTAALIACARKLLIYANTVVQRGTPWTEKAA
- a CDS encoding IS110 family transposase, with protein sequence MIVDFAITRMGGAKRYPSTPVRDDDGFRCAQPILVIAKSIIVGVFRKEWPATDGNPRQAAGDRIVPIQSHFWLLRSEIVVSTFIGPGWLPEQLGSLHKAGSTKMTQIIITTAGIDTSKSKLDIAVHDRAERWQVANVLPGWRALAGYLAKAGVTRVGIEATGGYERGVVEHLREAGFTVLVLQPIQVKAFGRVHLCRAKNDALDAVLIAACTATLDPPKTTPDSRLAELAENLTFLDQIDEDLRRFKTRLEHIHEPRLRRMVLGEIARWNARRLAQVRYIAKQLRSHPDLAARFDLVLSIPGIGERTALAIIIRMPELGRVSREEAAALAGLAPFDNDSGQQKGQRHIAGGRARLRRSLFAAALPAVFRWNKALTMLYARLIASGKHHNAALIACARKLLIYANTVVQRGTPWIEKDA
- a CDS encoding peptidoglycan-binding domain-containing protein, producing the protein MRVFILALSILAVLVSANAAKAGLSTTDRDQLASADPATVAPEATQQTEDQIGLDKAKRRDVQRMLTGLGFDTKVNGRFDKSTRAVITRWQAARGYPKTGFLDTLQHQALLTESVTAAQASFSSSDQSVDDRPARHHGGSGARHHRGGGGPGGLIGGVVGGLFGRR
- a CDS encoding RMD1 family protein, producing MEKSLQPSRRVPVHALHLGDRINTSGYDGEILSAVPLAVRSGQNGVAVLFRYGVAVLIGFTAEEEAAFLQKISTRIVGPLSVAEEENAFVEIAAGAEDQISAGGPIALGDMSLPRMLIVADALAKSVALASDERDVTKVFGVIEPFAAELATHGRTRRNRTEILKLVGNALLVQHRVSGRVAVAEKPDALWDRPDLERLYARLEDEYELKERVETLDRKLNVIADTAETLADIIDTRRSLRLEIIVVLLIAIEIATSFYQIFIARGTH